Proteins co-encoded in one Candidatus Flexicrinis proximus genomic window:
- a CDS encoding xanthine phosphoribosyltransferase — translation MQALKDRIKAEGQNLGSGILKIDSILNHQIDPKLMFDMGFAMAEKFRHLNVQRILTAEISGICPAMTTGYALNVPVVYARKLKPITMSGPVFLETAPSHTKGTQVNLLVAAEFLHAGENVLIVDDFLASGKTLAALARMVRSARANLVGAGVVVEKSFEEGRAFMKAQQFDIPIESLVIITSMDDGRIEMA, via the coding sequence ATGCAGGCGCTTAAAGACCGGATTAAAGCCGAGGGCCAGAACCTTGGCAGCGGCATCCTCAAAATCGACAGCATCCTCAATCATCAGATCGACCCCAAGTTGATGTTCGACATGGGCTTCGCCATGGCCGAGAAATTCCGCCATCTCAACGTCCAGCGCATTCTCACGGCGGAAATCAGCGGCATTTGCCCGGCAATGACCACCGGTTATGCGCTGAATGTGCCGGTCGTCTATGCGCGCAAGCTCAAGCCGATCACCATGTCCGGCCCGGTCTTTCTGGAGACGGCCCCGAGCCATACCAAAGGCACGCAGGTCAACCTGCTGGTGGCCGCCGAATTCCTTCACGCGGGGGAAAACGTCCTGATCGTCGACGACTTCCTTGCCTCCGGCAAGACGCTGGCCGCGCTGGCCCGCATGGTCCGCAGCGCGCGCGCTAATCTGGTCGGGGCCGGCGTCGTCGTCGAGAAATCGTTCGAGGAAGGCCGCGCGTTCATGAAGGCCCAGCAGTTCGATATCCCCATCGAATCGCTGGTCATCATCACCAGCATGGACGACGGCAGGATCGAGATGGCCTAA
- a CDS encoding response regulator, producing the protein MNHHALIIDDNLKNLSVLARLLSEQEVTSTQITNPRLIDQTLAVAGKIDVVFVDLEMPGLNGYDVLHKLKADEKFIGVPIVAYTVHVSEINQAHRGGFDGFVGKPLDPDRFPDQLARLLRHEQVWETA; encoded by the coding sequence ATGAACCATCACGCACTCATCATCGACGACAACCTCAAGAACCTGAGTGTTCTCGCCCGCCTTTTGTCGGAGCAGGAGGTGACCAGCACGCAGATCACCAACCCGCGCCTCATCGACCAGACCCTGGCGGTCGCCGGAAAGATCGACGTCGTCTTCGTTGACCTTGAAATGCCCGGCCTCAACGGCTACGACGTCCTGCACAAACTCAAGGCCGACGAAAAATTCATCGGCGTTCCCATCGTCGCCTACACCGTCCACGTCAGCGAAATCAACCAGGCCCATCGCGGCGGGTTCGACGGGTTCGTCGGCAAGCCGCTCGACCCTGACCGCTTTCCCGACCAGCTGGCGCGCCTCCTGCGTCACGAACAGGTTTGGGAAACCGCCTGA